ATGGAGTAAAGAAATGATTTATTAGTTAAATTTATAGGAATATGATTAAAAACAAATGCAACTCAACTGGGTTAGTGAAGTTAAATTTCAAGGATAGACTCAATTGTGTCTTTACAACTTTCATCTAGAGCTGCACGCTGCGGAGATTTTGAATCATTACAGTTCGTTTTGTTGATTATTTATGAGAATTTCATAATTCGATGCCTCTGTTAACCTTAATATCGGAGGCATTTCATCAGTGCATTGTCTCACCTTGAGACACCCTAAATTTCAAAATTTGGGATTTAAATTGAAGTTATACCATTAGTGTTTGAGGTTATAATATTGCTGCTGCCACCAAGGTTTGAGCTTACGAGCATGTTAGCTGTTGTTGACTCGTTATACAATAACTTCTTATTATGAAACCACTGGGGCTTGGTGGATTCAGATTCTGAAGCCTTCTTTCCCTGGTGGTGTTTTGTTGATATGCATTATTTTGGTCTGAAGCGGTTGGTTGCAGTCATCCAGAATTTGTAGCTGTTCATTTTCTATCTTTTCCACCTTTTTCAGCACTACTACTTATCTTTACAAttcattttattctttttttcttcATGTACTTCGAGTTATTTGCCATATAAAAAATATCTTCAGCGGTGGGCAGTAATTAATTTTTGTTATGATTATTCAGGGAACAACTGTTGTGGACAACTTGTTAGATAGTGAGGATATTCACTACATGCTTGGTGCCTTGAAAACCCTTGGACTTCATGTTGAAGTAGACAAGGAAAGCAAGCGAGCAATTGTGGAAGGTTGTGGTGGTCAGTTTCCTGTAAGTAAAGAATCCAATGACGAAATTCAACTTTTCCTTGGAAATGCTGGAACAGCAATGCGTCCGCTGACAGCTGCAGTGACTGTTGCTGGTGGAAATGCTAGGTTTGTCTTCATTGCAATTGCTTTTGAAAATAAAGTGCCTCTAAATGCAGtgaatttgttttatttatacatatatatatatagagagagagagatatggaGTGTatgttcttgtttttcttttttggcCCGGGTAACCTTTACATTTTGAGTATAGAAAAAGTCAGTTTTATTGACAATAACCTGCATTTATCCTCTCCTCTTTGTTTTGATGTAGGTAATGCTTTAGGCTTGTGTGTCGTATATGTGGTTATGCTAGAAAATTACATGTTGCAAATCAACTAGCACATATCATAAACTACTTCATATGTTGTTATTACATTTTCTCATTAACCTTTTATTTTCTATATCTCAGCTATGTACTTGATGGTGTTCCTCGGATGAGAGAGAGACCAATTGGAGATTTGGTGACTGGTCTAAAGCAGCTTGGTGCAGATGCTGATTGTTATCTTGGTACAGACTGTCCCCCTGTTCGTGTGCTTGGAAAAGGAGGCCTTCCTGGGGGAAAGGTGAGGCTTGCATTGCTTCTTCTTTGTGCAAAAACTTCATTGTATTATGTTATGAAATTAACCAACTGGTTTATTTCTTAGGTTGCTGTTTTGCTTTTAAATAAGCAATATTGTCAAATGATAAATAAGTAGTGATTACATCTCCAACATTTAATTTCTTGTCTGAAATGATGACCAACTGCATCATTTTGATCCAGAGCGTGTGCATTATCCTTTTCAGGTGAAACTTTCTGGATCAATTAGCAGCCAATATTTGACTGCTTTGCTTATGGCAGCTCCCTTGGCTCTTGGAGATGTTGAAATTGAGATAATTGATAAATTGATCTCCGTTCCTTATGTTGATATGACTTTGAAGTTGATGGCACGGTTTGGGGTTACTGTTGAACACAGTGATAGCTGGGATCGGTTTTTAGTTAAAGGAGGTCAAAAGTACAAGTAGGTTTCTTTTTAATATAGTTGCATTGTATTGTTACATTACGTCTGGTTGCATCAACagtaataattgaaaaaaaataaatctgtCAGATCTCCTGGAAAAGCTTATGTTGAAGGTGATGCTTCAAGTGCTAGTTACTTCCTAGCTGGTGCTGCAGTCACTGGTGGTACTGTCACCGTTGAAGGTTGTGGAACAAGTAGTTTACAGGTATTTTTCTTATACCTTGTATTATAATCTCTAATTCTTGTCCTTATGTTTAGCAAATCCAAAATATTTGCCTCAGACAAAGTATTTCTGAATTAAATACACAATAATACACTGGGCAAGTTTTTTTTCCACATGTGAACTCACATACATTTTCTGGTGTTTCATAAAGGGAGACGTTAAATTTGCTGAAGTTCTTGAGAAAATGGGTGCTAAAGTTAGCTGGACAGAGAACAGTGTCACTGTCACTGGACCACCAAGAGATTCTTTCAAAAGAAAACACTTGAAAGCCATTGATGTCAACATGAACAAAATGCCTGATGTTGCCATGACTCTTGCTGTAGTTGCTCTTTTTGCTGATGGCCCCACTGCTATAAGAGATGGTATGTTTTCTCTTATATTCACGAAGTGATTGGACAGGCGCTTTGGGTTGGTGTAGATTGTA
This genomic interval from Humulus lupulus chromosome 8, drHumLupu1.1, whole genome shotgun sequence contains the following:
- the LOC133797656 gene encoding 3-phosphoshikimate 1-carboxyvinyltransferase 2; the protein is MAHVSKICSNGAQTTLTLPNISKSHMPRSLNSVSLRSPFLGSSNSLSLKVGNGFAGCCTVGKAMAGPVMASAVTAEKSSKVPEIVLQPIKDISGTVKLPGSKSLSNRILLLAALSEGTTVVDNLLDSEDIHYMLGALKTLGLHVEVDKESKRAIVEGCGGQFPVSKESNDEIQLFLGNAGTAMRPLTAAVTVAGGNASYVLDGVPRMRERPIGDLVTGLKQLGADADCYLGTDCPPVRVLGKGGLPGGKVKLSGSISSQYLTALLMAAPLALGDVEIEIIDKLISVPYVDMTLKLMARFGVTVEHSDSWDRFLVKGGQKYKSPGKAYVEGDASSASYFLAGAAVTGGTVTVEGCGTSSLQGDVKFAEVLEKMGAKVSWTENSVTVTGPPRDSFKRKHLKAIDVNMNKMPDVAMTLAVVALFADGPTAIRDVASWRVKETERMIAICTELRKLGATVEEGPDYCVITPPEKLNITAIDTYDDHRMAMAFSLAACADVPVTINDPGCTRKTFPDYFEVLERFTKH